Proteins from one Xenopus tropicalis strain Nigerian chromosome 1, UCB_Xtro_10.0, whole genome shotgun sequence genomic window:
- the mob3a gene encoding MOB kinase activator 3A isoform X1, with amino-acid sequence MSNPLKQVFNKDRTFRPKRKFEPGTQRFELHKKAQASLNAGLDLKLAVQLPHGEDLNDWVAVHVVDFFNRINLIYGTVSDSCTEQSCPVMSGGPKYEYRWQDDNRYRKPTALSAPKYMNLLMDWIEVQINNEGIFPTNVGTPFPKNFLQVVKKILSRLFRVFVHVYIHHFERIIQMGAEAHVNTCYKHFYYFVTEFNLIDTKELEPLKEMTSRMCH; translated from the exons ATGTCTAATCCCCTTAAACAAGTCTTCAACAAGGACAGAACCTTCCGTCCCAAGAGAAAGTTTGAACCAGGTACTCAGCGCTTTGAGCTGCATAAGAAGGCTCAGGCATCCCTTAATGCTGGACTTGATTTGAAGTTGGCAGTTCAGCTCCCACATGGGGAGGACCTAAATGACTGGGTAGCAGTACACGTGGTGGATTTCTTTAACCGGATCAACTTAATATATGGTACCGTCAGCGACAGCTGCACTGAGCAGTCTTGCCCTGTTATGTCTGGTGGTCCGAAATATGAATACCGTTGGCAGGATGATAACCGCTATAGAAAGCCCACTGCTCTTTCTGCTCCAAAGTACATGAATTTACTTATGGACTGGATAGAAGTTCAAATAAACAACGAGGGAATATTTCCTACAAATGTCG GTACTCCATTTCCAAAGAACTTCCTTCAGGTGGTGAAAAAAATCCTCTCTAGGCTTTTTCGGGTatttgtacatgtgtatatacatCACTTTGAGCGGATTATCCAAATGGGAGCAGAAGCACATGTCAACACTTGCTACAAACACTTTTATTACTTTGTAACTGAGTTTAATTTGATAGACACCAAGGAACTTGAACCATTG AAGGAAATGACTTCGCGGATGTGCCACTGA